Proteins co-encoded in one Salvelinus sp. IW2-2015 linkage group LG17, ASM291031v2, whole genome shotgun sequence genomic window:
- the LOC111976625 gene encoding LOW QUALITY PROTEIN: hepatocyte nuclear factor 4-alpha-like (The sequence of the model RefSeq protein was modified relative to this genomic sequence to represent the inferred CDS: deleted 1 base in 1 codon), with product MDMADYSDALDPAYTTLEFENMQVLSMGTDSSPAESANMNTANHLGAVALCAICGDRATGKHYGASSCDGCKGFFRRSVRKNHMYSCRFNRQCIVDKDKRNQCRYCRLKKCFRAGMKKEAVQNERDRISTRRSSYEDSSLPSINALIQADVLSRQISSPGPILNGDVRTKKIATVTDVCESMKQQLLVLVEWAKYIPAFCDLPLDDQVALLRAHAGEHLLLGVAKRSMLYKDLLLLGNDHIIPRNCPELEVIRVAVRILDELVLSFQEHQIDDNEYACLKAIVFFDPDAKGLSDASKIKRMRYQIQVSLEDYINDRQYDSRGRFGELLLLLPTLQSITWQMIEQIQFVKLFGMAKIDNLLQEMLLGGSANETTHTPHSLQPHLVQEHLSNNVIVVSNMATPIHNVQISTPETPIPSPPTASSSEHYKMAQGVIATVPKQTSSIPQPTITKQEAI from the exons ATGGATATGGCAGACTATAGCGATGCCCTGGACCCAGCCTACACCACCCTGGAGTTTGAAAACATGCAAGTGCTCTCCATGGGCACAG ACTCCTCACCGGCTGAGAGTGCCAACATGAACACAGCCAACCACCTCGGGGCGGTCGCCCTGTGTGCCATCTGTGGGGACAGGGCCACGGGCAAGCACTACGGGGCCTCTAGCTGTGACGGCTGCAAAGGCTTTTTCCGCCGGAGTGTTCGCAAAAACCACATGTACTCATGCAG GTTCAACAGACAGTGCATTGTGGACAAAGACAAAAGGAATCAATGCAGATACTGTCGATTGAAGAAATGCTTTCGAGCTGGCATGAAAAAAGAAG CTGTACAGAACGAAAGAGACAGAATCAGCACCAGAAGATCTAGCTATGAAGACAGCAGTTTACCATCTATCAATGCACTCATCCAGGCAGATGTACTCTCAAGACAG atatccTCACCTGGGCCCATACTGAATGGTGACGTCAGGACGAAAAAGATAGCGACCGTC ACAGATGTGTGTGAATCAATGAAACAGCAGCTGCTGGTGCTGGTAGAATGGGCCAAGTACATCCCTGCCTTCTGTGATCTGCCTCTGGATGACCAG GTGGCATTGCTGCGAGCTCATGCTGGAGAGCATCTTCTGCTTGGAGTTGCAAAGAGGTCTATGTTGTACAAGGACCTCCTGCTATTAG gaAATGACCACATTATTCCCCGGAACTGCCCCGAGTTGGAAGTGATCCGGGTAGCAGTTAGGATTCTGGACGAGCTAGTGCTGTCCTTCCAGGAGCACCAGATAGACGACAATGAATACGCTTGTTTGAAAGCCATTGTTTTCTTCGATCCAG ATGCCAAAGGTCTGAGTGACGCCAGTAAGATCAAACGGATGCGTTACCAGATTCAGGTCAGCCTAGAGGACTACATCAACGACCGGCAGTATGACTCCCGGGGACGCTTCGGagagctgctcctgctgctgcccaCACTACAGAGCATCACCTGGCAGATGATCGAACAGATACAGTTTGTCAAGCTATTTGGGATGGCCAAGATTGACAACCTGCTCCAAGAGATGCTCTTAGGAG GTTCTGCTAATGAGACAACTCACACACCTCACTCTCTGCAGCCACATCTGGTTCAGGAACACCTCAGCAACAATGTCATTGTGGTCAGCAACATGGCTACTCCCATCCATAACGTCCAAATCT CCACTCCTGAAACTCCAATTCCCTCTCCTCCCACAGCCTCCAGTTCAGAACACTATAAGATGGCTCAAGGGGTTATAGCCACCGTGCCCAAGCAAACTAGCTCCATCCCGCAGCCAACCATCACCAAACAAGAAGCCATCTAA